TTGACCGACTAAAACGATCGCCTCTGTAGTTTCATCCTCATCAAGAATTTGCAACCATTGCAGAAACGAGGAACCGACGATCGCATCACTACCAATACTGACACTAATCGACTGCCCTAAACCTGCTTTTGTTAATTCGTAGGCAATTTCGTAGGTGAGGGTGCTGCTACGACTAACGATCCCCACTGTCCCAGGAGTATAAAATTCGCTGGGTTGAGTCCCTAAGAGAATTTTTCCCGGTACAATGATCCCCGGACTATTTGGCCCTATGACCAAAGTTTCACAGGCTTCGGCTTTGCGGAGTAATTGTACCATATCCAAAGGCGGCACACCAGCAGTAATAATAATGATCTGGCGAATCTTAGATGCGATCGCTTCTAATGCCGCATCTAGTACATCATAAGGATCTACACAAATGATTGTCGTGTCAATTGCCCCAAATTTTTCTATTACCTCCTCTACTAAATCAAAGACTGGCAGTCCATGCAGTTCTTGGCCGCCGCATCCAGCATTGACACCAGCTACCAAATTCGTGCCATAAGCTTTCATTTGATCAACATAGGTGCTTGATATAAATTCACAAAAGCCTTGAATTAAGACTTTACTTTCTGGCGTTAAGTTCATAAAAAATTACCTTAAATTTACCAA
This Nostoc sp. C052 DNA region includes the following protein-coding sequences:
- a CDS encoding CoA-binding protein, giving the protein MNLTPESKVLIQGFCEFISSTYVDQMKAYGTNLVAGVNAGCGGQELHGLPVFDLVEEVIEKFGAIDTTIICVDPYDVLDAALEAIASKIRQIIIITAGVPPLDMVQLLRKAEACETLVIGPNSPGIIVPGKILLGTQPSEFYTPGTVGIVSRSSTLTYEIAYELTKAGLGQSISVSIGSDAIVGSSFLQWLQILDEDETTEAIVLVGQPGGGSEEAAARYIAEAIDKPVIAYIAGRLAPPGKSWRQTGTLATVIGRDPNFGTAQSKLAALKEAEVPVAERPSQIPELLRKEIN